Below is a window of Staphylococcus succinus DNA.
ACGACGGTTATCAATCACAAAGTACAAAATAGTGTTACACACAATAAAAACTTTACAGAAAAACTCGTAGAGCAAGGGAATAAAATTCAGAAGATTATTAAAGATATTACGGTAGTTACACACGAAAAAGAAAGTAAACTATTTCAAATGTTTGGTGTGAAATCCTATAAGATTACAAGAGTCTATCTATTAAATGATACGCCCTATATTCTATTTAATCATTATTTACCGTATTCGATCAATCGTTTAAATGAGTCTGCGGAGCTCAAACAAAATAATGATTTATCTGTGTATAAAATTCTAGAAGAAGATGGGATAGAAATTGAAGCAATAGAAGATCATTTCTCTGTAGGGTTTGATGAGCAAGCGACAACAGAATTAAATCTTGA
It encodes the following:
- a CDS encoding GntR family transcriptional regulator translates to MTKLSSDKGPLYLQIKQIIEDRIIHGIYTVGNLIPTEIEFEKEFNVSKVTVRAAIKELVALGYLEKKSGKGTTVINHKVQNSVTHNKNFTEKLVEQGNKIQKIIKDITVVTHEKESKLFQMFGVKSYKITRVYLLNDTPYILFNHYLPYSINRLNESAELKQNNDLSVYKILEEDGIEIEAIEDHFSVGFDEQATTELNLDSSEPVLIRERESYSTQGDIVEYSIGYYNSKFKKYSISLKD